A genomic region of Myxosarcina sp. GI1 contains the following coding sequences:
- a CDS encoding 4-hydroxy-3-methylbut-2-enyl diphosphate reductase yields the protein MDTKAFKRSLQKSENYHRRGFGKEAEIAGVMNSEYQSSLIQTIRDSYYRLERGDVTIRLAEAFGFCWGVERAVAMAYETRQHFPNEKIWITNEIIHNPSVNQRLRDMNVGFIEVVNGEKDFSVVGSGDVVILPAFGASVQEMQLLDRKGCKIVDTTCPWVSKVWTSVEKHKKRNYTSIVHGKYAHEETIATTSFADCYLVVLNLEQAEYVANYILHGGDKAEFLAKFANAHSSGFDPDRDLQQVGIANQTTMLKSETEQIGKLFEQTMLKKYGPTELNEHFMSFNTICDATQERQDAILNLVKEDLTLMLVIGGFNSSNTTHLQEIAIEHGITSYHIDSVDRILDRIHLEHKPLGKEIEVARDWLPEGKITVGITSGASTPDRVVEEAIEKIFKLKSQVAVSS from the coding sequence ATGGATACCAAAGCTTTTAAACGTTCTCTACAAAAATCTGAAAACTATCACCGTCGCGGGTTTGGCAAAGAAGCAGAAATTGCGGGGGTAATGAATAGCGAGTATCAAAGTAGTTTAATTCAGACCATTCGCGATTCTTACTATAGACTAGAGCGAGGAGACGTAACTATCAGGCTGGCTGAAGCTTTTGGTTTTTGCTGGGGTGTAGAACGCGCTGTAGCTATGGCTTATGAAACGCGCCAGCATTTTCCCAACGAAAAGATTTGGATTACTAACGAAATTATTCATAACCCCTCAGTCAATCAACGTTTGCGGGATATGAACGTTGGCTTTATTGAAGTGGTAAACGGAGAAAAAGATTTTTCAGTAGTAGGTTCGGGTGATGTGGTCATTTTACCCGCTTTTGGGGCGAGCGTACAGGAAATGCAGTTGCTCGATCGCAAGGGTTGTAAGATCGTCGATACTACCTGTCCTTGGGTATCTAAAGTTTGGACTTCAGTAGAAAAACATAAAAAACGCAACTACACTTCGATCGTTCACGGTAAATACGCTCATGAAGAAACTATTGCCACTACTTCTTTTGCCGACTGCTATTTAGTAGTTTTAAATTTAGAGCAGGCAGAGTATGTCGCTAACTATATTCTGCATGGGGGAGATAAAGCCGAATTTTTAGCTAAATTTGCTAATGCACACTCTTCAGGCTTCGATCCCGACCGAGATTTGCAACAGGTAGGAATTGCCAATCAAACTACTATGCTTAAAAGCGAAACCGAGCAAATTGGAAAGTTATTCGAGCAGACCATGCTGAAGAAATATGGTCCTACCGAGTTAAACGAGCATTTTATGAGTTTTAATACTATCTGCGATGCTACTCAAGAAAGACAGGATGCGATTCTTAATTTAGTCAAAGAAGACTTAACTTTAATGTTAGTCATTGGCGGTTTTAATTCTTCTAACACCACCCATCTCCAAGAAATTGCGATCGAACACGGTATTACTTCTTATCATATCGACAGTGTAGATCGAATACTCGACCGCATCCATCTCGAACATAAGCCTTTAGGAAAAGAAATTGAAGTAGCACGCGACTGGTTGCCTGAAGGCAAAATTACTGTGGGAATTACTTCTGGGGCTTCAACACCAGATAGAGTAGTAGAGGAGGCAATTGAAAAAATATTCAAACTAAAGTCGCAAGTAGCTGTTAGTAGTTAG